Within the Paenibacillus sp. AN1007 genome, the region TTCAGGTACAAATACCCTTCGAATCGTAACCACAGGTTCAGAAGGACCCAATATTGATAACATCACGGTTACTGCTGCATTATAATCTTCATCCTAATATTGGTCTGCTTCATGCTCTACATCTTTCTATCATGGCAAAAAGTGGCCAAGCCCCGTTTCTGCAGTAGCTCGGATCGATGTGTGAACGAGCATCGCGCAGCTGCAGGACGGGCTCCCCTCATCGAATGACTGGCTTATGACCAAAAAGATTAAAAAAGCTCCTTCAGGACATGTCCTGAAGGAGCTTTTTTAATCTGATGCGGTCGAGAGGACTCGAACCTCCACGGGGGGTTAGCCCACACGGACCTGAACCGTGCGCGTCTGCCAATTCCGCCACGACCGCATATTCTAGTCTCACCAATTATTATCGGCGACAAGAAATAATATATCATGCGAGATCCATTATGTCAACACTTAAAACATCTAACAGGTTCGAACCAGATCTTAAGATCTGGTTCGAACCTGTTAGACTCTTCTTATACTCTTCCTTCAGAATGTAAATTCAATAAAACAAGCTTAAGAAGATTCCAAAAAACAGGTTACTACAGCTTGGAAGGCCAGCTGCCATACCAAGCATAACCTCCTCTTCTTTCCTTCTCGATCTCACTCAGCTTATATTTCACAATCCCGTCACGACCAACAAAAATAGGTCTGTCCGTACCAAGCTCATAGAAACGAGCCCAGATTGGTGAAGCGCTGGAATCCGCAATAATCCGGCTGTCTCCGTTCCCTCTCTCATATCGGTATCCTGTAATCTTCACTTTGTTAAACCAGGCTTCAGCGCCTTTAATGGATGCCGTTATTCTGGCATTGGGTGGTCTTGTCTTCAGAAACTTGACGATGTTTACACTCTCAGCAGCCGTTAGCGAAGGCACTTCGTAACTTCTTCCGCCTGCTGGTCTCAGCGTACTGGAATCATGCTGCTGACCCCAAACCGTCAATTTCCCGCCGGATGACACCTGCGTGTTCAAAATGGCGTCAACCCCTTTAGATACCGCATTTTTACTGCGATTCGCAAGTGAAGTATCGATAAAAGAAAAGTCCCCTTTCCGGCCTGCAACTTCATCGAGCATGAACATCACATTAATCATCGCGTCATCATTGTAAGTAATATGCTTATGATAGCCGGAGCTTTGATAGATTTGCGGCCAGCCGCCGTTGGAATACTGCATGTTAAGCAAAAAATTTATGCCCTTAATGGCTGCAGCCGAGTAACGCGGATCTTTATTTTTCTTGAATTCCTTCGCAAGTCTTCTAATCTCGGAGTATGTAGCTTTATTATCGATCGTTGATTTGGCCCATTCACCTGATGTCTGACCGTAATCTTTTCTCCAACCTCCGTCCGGGCGCTGATTTTTCAAAATATCAGACAAACTTGCGGTTGTGCCTGATGCATCAGCTGCGGATACGGATGCTGCAGGAAGAACGACCATTCCTGCTGTGGAAAAAACCATGGAACATGCGAGTACAAACGTCATCCACTTTTTGGCTTTCACAAAACATCACACTCCCAATTCATAAATTTTCCGTGCATTCTGGCTTACAACGGAATTATAAATCCCATTGTAAGCAATTTAAATACAAAATTTGTATGTATTTAATAAACTCATCATATGCAGCATCTCTTTCTTTGTCAATGTATGCGGCAGCATACGCTTATTAACTTCATTTCACCGGAACGGAATATTGCTTTTAACTCTTGACAAACTTGTTTATTATCCATTCTTACACCGATGAAACATTAATGACTATTTTGTAATCTTTAGTAGTCTGTTTTAAACATAATTCCGACTAAATTCGATAATTCCGCTAACATTGAGCCGCAAAGAAGACGTTAAAACAGGTTTGACAATTACGCATTTATGCAATATAGTTTCAAATAGTTACAAAAACTTAATTATTCATTTGCCGAGTTTCAGGATTGAAAACGGGGGAACCATTTTGGGTGAATTATTCTTATACATAGGAAATATAGGGAACCTTCTACCGAACCCTTAGCTAACTCCGTAGGCATCGAAGGGA harbors:
- the pelA gene encoding pectate lyase, with protein sequence MKAKKWMTFVLACSMVFSTAGMVVLPAASVSAADASGTTASLSDILKNQRPDGGWRKDYGQTSGEWAKSTIDNKATYSEIRRLAKEFKKNKDPRYSAAAIKGINFLLNMQYSNGGWPQIYQSSGYHKHITYNDDAMINVMFMLDEVAGRKGDFSFIDTSLANRSKNAVSKGVDAILNTQVSSGGKLTVWGQQHDSSTLRPAGGRSYEVPSLTAAESVNIVKFLKTRPPNARITASIKGAEAWFNKVKITGYRYERGNGDSRIIADSSASPIWARFYELGTDRPIFVGRDGIVKYKLSEIEKERRGGYAWYGSWPSKL